The proteins below are encoded in one region of Deltaproteobacteria bacterium:
- a CDS encoding YdcF family protein → MANEKSWGRRIFAALNLILWLAFFMVFAIAWTPLTDHMIKSLAVKEDIRKSDVIVVLAGGIDEGRYLSLVSSHRLLRGAQLYFEGKAKKILLSGGDPKKMGVAEATVMAQEARRLNIPGADIIVEKRSHRTHEQAVEIKKIGESQRWKSVLLVTSYSHMKRSLMAFEHAGFKVYPAPADPYEKYTNDPLGRLRLFKMLLHEYGGIIYYKIKGWI, encoded by the coding sequence GTGGCCAATGAAAAATCCTGGGGCAGAAGAATCTTTGCCGCTCTCAACCTGATTCTCTGGTTGGCTTTCTTTATGGTTTTCGCTATCGCCTGGACCCCCTTGACCGACCATATGATCAAATCTTTGGCCGTCAAAGAGGACATCCGCAAATCCGATGTCATTGTGGTGCTTGCCGGAGGGATCGATGAAGGACGTTATTTAAGCCTTGTATCTTCCCATCGTTTGTTGCGGGGGGCGCAGCTTTATTTTGAGGGCAAGGCTAAAAAAATTCTTCTCTCCGGAGGGGATCCCAAGAAGATGGGAGTTGCGGAAGCGACGGTCATGGCCCAGGAGGCCAGGCGATTGAACATTCCGGGTGCGGACATCATCGTGGAGAAACGTTCCCACCGTACCCATGAACAGGCCGTGGAGATAAAAAAAATCGGCGAATCCCAGCGCTGGAAAAGCGTTCTCCTGGTTACTTCCTACAGCCATATGAAACGTTCTCTTATGGCCTTCGAGCATGCCGGCTTTAAAGTTTATCCTGCTCCAGCGGATCCTTATGAAAAATATACGAACGACCCCCTCGGCCGTCTCAGGCTTTTTAAAATGCTGCTCCATGAATACGGAGGTATTATTTATTACAAGATTAAAGGGTGGATATAA